The following coding sequences are from one Terriglobales bacterium window:
- a CDS encoding MmgE/PrpD family protein, with amino-acid sequence MANRQPQHSEQKSSTKVTRRGLLKGTGFALAASALPLKAITQTEAPGATSPPAVSVIQELSAYMSSAGDRPLPEEALEKAKHHILDTIAAMISGADLPPAKVAFSFAGAQSGQKTATVVGSSLLCGPLEAAIANGMLAHSDETDDSHAPSHSHPGCSVVPAALASGEYFGISGARFLRAVALGYDIGSRVTMTLGGFQYQMQSHRSNHCIAGNFGSAAAAGCAAGLNAQQMRWLLDYAAQQASGVAAWQRDTQHIEKSFVFAGMPARNGVTAALLIHSGGTGVEDIFSGPDNFLLAFSPSANPTGLIDKLGSRYEVTRTNIKKWTVGSPIQAPLDALENLRKRHPFEADEVQKLDVRMANSEAHTVNNREMPDICLQHMMAVMLVDKNASFRAAHDKARMQDPVILRQRAKVQLVPDEQLERLYPKRVAVLELTLKDGTHLTERVEAVRGTVENPMTRDEVVQKARDLLATFLDSAKCTALIDAVLNLDHKEDIRSLRPLLQRS; translated from the coding sequence ATGGCAAATCGGCAACCACAACACTCTGAACAAAAGAGCTCGACCAAGGTAACCCGCCGCGGCTTGCTGAAAGGCACGGGGTTCGCGCTGGCCGCTAGCGCACTGCCCCTCAAAGCGATCACGCAAACAGAAGCTCCGGGTGCGACGTCACCGCCTGCCGTTTCGGTCATTCAAGAACTCAGCGCTTACATGAGCAGCGCCGGGGATCGCCCACTTCCCGAGGAAGCATTGGAGAAGGCGAAGCACCACATTCTGGATACTATCGCTGCCATGATTTCCGGCGCCGACTTACCGCCTGCCAAGGTTGCATTCAGCTTTGCAGGTGCGCAATCGGGACAGAAAACCGCGACCGTGGTGGGCTCCAGCCTGCTTTGTGGCCCATTGGAAGCGGCAATCGCAAATGGCATGCTGGCCCACTCCGACGAAACCGATGACTCCCACGCTCCCTCACATTCCCATCCTGGTTGTTCAGTAGTTCCCGCGGCCCTTGCTTCTGGCGAATATTTTGGTATCAGTGGCGCGCGCTTCCTGCGCGCCGTGGCGCTCGGATACGACATCGGGTCGCGCGTAACCATGACGCTGGGAGGTTTTCAGTACCAGATGCAGAGCCATCGCAGTAACCACTGCATTGCAGGAAACTTTGGATCGGCTGCGGCTGCTGGTTGTGCTGCCGGATTGAATGCGCAGCAGATGCGATGGTTGCTTGACTATGCCGCACAGCAGGCGTCAGGTGTAGCTGCCTGGCAGCGCGATACTCAGCACATCGAGAAATCTTTTGTATTTGCCGGAATGCCGGCGCGCAACGGGGTTACCGCGGCATTGCTGATCCACTCCGGGGGGACGGGTGTCGAGGACATTTTTTCGGGCCCAGATAACTTTCTTCTAGCGTTTTCCCCCAGCGCCAATCCAACCGGATTGATTGACAAACTCGGGAGCAGGTACGAGGTGACCAGGACAAACATCAAGAAGTGGACTGTCGGGTCGCCCATCCAGGCCCCCCTAGACGCGCTGGAGAACCTACGCAAACGCCACCCGTTCGAAGCCGACGAGGTGCAGAAGCTGGATGTGCGGATGGCGAACAGCGAGGCACACACGGTCAACAATCGTGAGATGCCCGACATTTGTCTGCAGCACATGATGGCCGTCATGCTGGTAGATAAAAATGCCTCATTTCGCGCAGCCCATGATAAGGCGCGGATGCAGGACCCCGTGATCCTCCGGCAGCGCGCCAAGGTACAGCTTGTTCCGGATGAGCAGTTGGAACGACTCTATCCCAAGCGAGTGGCAGTGTTGGAGCTGACTCTCAAGGATGGGACACATCTGACCGAACGAGTGGAGGCGGTACGTGGAACCGTGGAAAATCCCATGACGCGCGACGAAGTGGTTCAGAAAGCTCGCGACCTGCTGGCAACATTCCTGGATTCCGCTAAATGCACGGCGTTGATTGACGCGGTATTGAATCTCGATCACAAAGAAGACATCAGATCGCTGCGGCCATTGCTTCAGCGAAGCTGA
- a CDS encoding YncE family protein, which translates to MLLVKKLALAAVVTALATSVYAAGPLTLVGKYPMPETIKATRFDHFGVDVAGNRLFLAAEAAHAVLVFNLQSGEWIRNIDGVQVPHAVFYRDDLDRLYVTDGGTGDLKIFDGKTYKLLKTVGLKVDADSVGYDPATKYLYIDNGGGDAHDSFSMFSIVDTTSGEKIADVKIDGETLEAMALAKSSPRIYINNRAKNQVEVFDREKRAVVASWPITRGKVNVAMALDEGNHRLFVGCRSGAVVVLNTDTGKEIEAVPIEKNVDELIFDAARKRIYAASGGGSGAIAVIQEKDPDKFDTLAQVPSGPLGKNAILVNSIQRYFVAIPPQGTSRGEIYAYKVE; encoded by the coding sequence ATGTTGCTCGTAAAAAAGCTGGCACTGGCGGCGGTTGTAACGGCTCTTGCAACCAGCGTTTACGCGGCCGGCCCTTTGACGTTGGTCGGAAAATATCCAATGCCGGAGACCATCAAGGCGACCCGCTTCGACCACTTCGGAGTTGATGTTGCAGGCAATCGCTTGTTCCTCGCCGCAGAGGCGGCACACGCCGTCCTGGTTTTCAACCTCCAAAGCGGAGAGTGGATCCGCAACATAGACGGGGTGCAGGTTCCGCACGCCGTGTTCTATCGCGACGATCTGGACCGGCTTTACGTCACGGATGGCGGCACTGGCGATCTCAAGATCTTCGATGGAAAGACCTATAAATTATTGAAGACTGTGGGACTGAAGGTTGATGCCGATTCCGTGGGCTACGATCCAGCTACCAAATATCTTTACATCGACAACGGCGGGGGCGACGCCCACGACAGCTTCTCCATGTTCAGCATTGTGGACACCACTTCAGGGGAGAAGATTGCCGACGTCAAGATTGATGGGGAGACGCTTGAGGCGATGGCATTAGCCAAATCCAGTCCGCGGATTTACATCAATAATCGGGCAAAGAATCAGGTTGAGGTGTTCGATCGTGAGAAGCGGGCCGTGGTGGCGAGTTGGCCAATCACGCGTGGCAAGGTGAATGTGGCCATGGCGCTTGATGAGGGTAACCATCGCTTGTTCGTCGGCTGCCGGAGTGGCGCGGTGGTTGTGCTCAACACGGATACGGGCAAGGAAATCGAAGCTGTTCCTATCGAAAAGAATGTCGATGAGCTGATCTTCGACGCCGCGAGAAAGCGCATCTATGCCGCTTCTGGAGGCGGCAGTGGCGCGATTGCGGTAATCCAGGAGAAGGACCCCGACAAATTTGACACTCTGGCGCAAGTGCCCTCGGGTCCTCTGGGAAAGAATGCAATCCTGGTGAATTCCATCCAGCGGTACTTCGTTGCAATACCCCCGCAAGGAACTTCGCGGGGTGAGATCTATGCTTACAAGGTAGAGTAG
- a CDS encoding MFS transporter encodes MASNSAVAQERANQRNAVIAAFLGWMLDAFDFFILVMVMSAVARDFHRTIPAIALTLTASLATRPLGALIFGLMADRYGRRLPLMLDIVLYSLVEVLSGLAPTYTVFLILRLIYGIGMGGEWGVGASLAMESIPPKWRGIVSGLLQEGYAAGYLLAAVVYYFVFPHWGWRPMFFIGGLPALLSLFIRAKVKESRVWHASRMPWATYRRALAKNWRLFIYLVVLMAGMNSMSHGTQDLYPTFLSHHYHFSVQTTATITVISMIGAICGGLFFGRISDTLGRRRAMVTAAALGACLIPFWILIPKIGIITVGAFLMQFMVQGAWGIIPAHLNELSPNEIRGFFPGFAYQMGVLCASGVAYVESILAEHFTYKQALGFTMLFLFAFAATVIALGPEKKAVPFTDQAGGGTDLERSPSNRVSAGV; translated from the coding sequence ATGGCTAGCAATTCTGCCGTCGCACAGGAACGCGCCAATCAACGCAACGCAGTGATTGCAGCCTTTCTGGGCTGGATGTTGGACGCTTTCGATTTTTTCATTCTGGTGATGGTAATGAGCGCCGTCGCCAGGGATTTTCACCGCACCATCCCAGCCATCGCACTAACACTTACCGCCAGCCTGGCAACCCGTCCACTAGGAGCGCTGATATTTGGGCTGATGGCGGACCGCTATGGACGGCGTCTCCCCCTCATGCTCGATATCGTCCTCTACTCGTTGGTTGAGGTCCTCTCAGGGCTTGCGCCGACCTATACGGTTTTCCTCATTTTGCGGTTGATCTATGGAATTGGCATGGGTGGCGAATGGGGAGTAGGCGCCTCGCTCGCAATGGAGTCTATCCCGCCAAAATGGCGCGGAATAGTGTCCGGCTTGTTGCAGGAGGGATACGCCGCCGGCTATTTGCTGGCGGCAGTTGTGTACTATTTCGTATTTCCACATTGGGGCTGGCGCCCTATGTTTTTCATCGGTGGACTGCCGGCATTGCTGTCACTTTTTATCCGCGCAAAAGTGAAGGAGAGCCGCGTCTGGCATGCGTCACGAATGCCGTGGGCGACGTATCGGCGCGCCCTTGCCAAGAACTGGCGACTTTTTATTTATTTGGTCGTGCTGATGGCAGGCATGAACTCCATGTCGCACGGCACACAGGATCTCTATCCCACCTTCCTGAGCCATCATTATCACTTCAGCGTGCAGACGACGGCGACCATTACAGTAATTTCCATGATAGGTGCAATTTGTGGGGGACTATTTTTCGGCCGAATCTCAGACACTCTGGGACGGCGGCGTGCGATGGTGACCGCGGCAGCGCTAGGAGCATGCCTGATTCCCTTCTGGATACTGATACCGAAGATCGGGATCATCACGGTCGGGGCGTTTTTGATGCAGTTTATGGTGCAAGGAGCATGGGGCATTATTCCCGCGCACCTGAACGAGCTTTCTCCCAACGAAATTCGCGGCTTTTTCCCCGGCTTCGCCTATCAAATGGGGGTCCTGTGCGCGTCCGGAGTAGCCTATGTTGAATCCATTCTGGCCGAACACTTCACCTACAAACAGGCGCTCGGTTTCACTATGCTCTTCCTTTTTGCTTTTGCCGCAACCGTGATCGCTCTCGGACCGGAAAAGAAAGCGGTGCCATTCACTGACCAGGCCGGCGGTGGAACGGACCTGGAACGTTCGCCTTCGAACAGAGTATCGGCAGGTGTGTAG
- a CDS encoding heavy metal sensor histidine kinase, with amino-acid sequence MNTHSLRFRVAAWYAAVLAVTVVLFGFAVYMGLGRYLEQTLRTSLRHKAKDVALNVAKVPAKGEPWFANEMNEDFDNNKMFLRVSRQDGSVLYQSIAPADKGFDPQKVPRISGQVEQDISADRTLPDARRLIVEAMPVTTPDGKRFLVETGALFQPIEHALHGLVVVLAVGLPFILACAIAGGYLLMYRALYPVNEIARQAEQITSRNLSERLPVLKTGDELERLSTALNRMIARLDEAFQHINRFSADVSHELRTPLTILRGELEYVTERQRLAPEVLDTLGSALEEIDRLTKIVENLLAISRVDAGETRMEQQRIDLADLASTTAEQMQLLADEKLVSLRYRLQPGIRVQGDPSRLRQILVNLLDNAIRYTGEEGWVEIAVYTQAGNAILEVSDNGAGISAESLPHLFERFYRADKARSRYSGGAGLGLSIVKSICVAHGGNVSVSSQEGRGSTFRVELPLATGAVTGQTPAPPPKIPSEVHEAGYAQLQRKS; translated from the coding sequence ATGAATACTCATTCCCTGCGCTTCCGCGTGGCAGCCTGGTACGCAGCCGTGCTGGCAGTCACAGTTGTCCTTTTCGGTTTTGCCGTTTACATGGGTCTCGGAAGATATCTCGAGCAGACCCTCAGAACTTCTCTTCGGCACAAGGCCAAGGACGTCGCCCTGAACGTTGCCAAAGTGCCTGCCAAGGGGGAACCCTGGTTTGCCAACGAGATGAACGAGGACTTCGACAATAACAAGATGTTCCTTCGCGTCAGCCGACAAGACGGAAGCGTGCTATACCAATCCATCGCCCCGGCAGACAAAGGTTTTGATCCACAAAAAGTTCCCAGAATTTCAGGGCAGGTAGAACAGGATATCTCAGCGGACCGAACCCTGCCCGATGCTCGGCGCCTGATCGTCGAAGCGATGCCGGTTACGACTCCCGATGGCAAGCGCTTCCTGGTGGAGACTGGCGCATTGTTTCAGCCTATCGAACATGCCTTGCACGGGCTGGTTGTGGTGTTAGCCGTGGGATTGCCGTTTATCTTGGCGTGCGCGATTGCGGGCGGATACCTGCTGATGTATCGCGCCTTGTACCCGGTCAACGAGATTGCTCGGCAGGCCGAGCAGATCACCTCCAGAAACCTTAGCGAGCGGCTTCCTGTTCTGAAAACTGGCGATGAACTTGAGCGGCTATCCACCGCCCTGAATCGCATGATTGCCAGGCTGGATGAAGCCTTCCAACACATCAACCGCTTCTCGGCAGATGTGTCTCACGAGCTGCGCACCCCCTTGACGATCTTGCGCGGAGAGTTGGAGTACGTCACCGAGCGGCAACGGCTGGCTCCGGAAGTGCTCGATACCCTGGGCAGTGCTCTGGAAGAAATCGATCGGCTGACCAAAATTGTGGAGAACCTTCTCGCTATTTCCCGGGTTGACGCCGGCGAGACGCGGATGGAGCAGCAACGAATTGATCTTGCCGATCTGGCGAGCACTACCGCGGAACAGATGCAGCTGCTCGCTGACGAGAAATTGGTATCTCTGCGATACAGGTTGCAGCCCGGAATCAGGGTACAGGGCGATCCTTCCCGTCTCAGACAGATCCTAGTCAACCTCCTGGATAACGCCATCCGTTACACCGGGGAGGAAGGCTGGGTAGAAATCGCGGTGTATACCCAGGCTGGCAATGCCATTCTGGAAGTCTCCGACAATGGAGCAGGAATTTCTGCTGAATCGCTGCCGCACTTGTTTGAACGTTTCTACCGGGCCGACAAAGCGCGATCCCGATATTCCGGCGGTGCCGGTCTGGGGCTGTCTATTGTTAAATCCATCTGCGTCGCTCACGGTGGAAACGTCAGCGTGTCCAGCCAAGAAGGTAGAGGCAGTACTTTCCGAGTGGAATTGCCGTTAGCCACTGGAGCAGTTACTGGCCAGACTCCTGCGCCGCCGCCGAAAATTCCTTCCGAGGTACACGAAGCAGGCTACGCCCAATTACAAAGAAAGTCCTGA
- a CDS encoding response regulator transcription factor, producing the protein MRVLLIEDEAKVSSFVSRGLTAERFAVDVARDGKTGLELAQTYEYDMIILDLMLPGLPGTEVLRQVRRTNSKVPVLVLTARDAIQDKVENFEAGADDYLTKPFAFAELLVRVKALLRRGPVNRSSVIRLDNLELDRLSQQVKRAGRRIELTSKEYSLLEYMMSNAGRVLSRTMIIEHVWDRSFDGITNIVDVYVRHLRNKVDELHDRKLIRTVRGVGYVISDQAEA; encoded by the coding sequence ATGCGAGTTTTGTTGATCGAAGACGAGGCAAAGGTGTCGAGCTTTGTCAGTCGTGGGCTCACTGCCGAGCGGTTTGCCGTGGATGTGGCGCGAGACGGCAAAACTGGGCTGGAACTAGCTCAAACTTACGAGTACGACATGATTATTCTCGACCTCATGTTGCCGGGACTCCCGGGCACAGAGGTCCTGCGACAGGTGCGGCGCACGAACTCCAAGGTGCCCGTCCTGGTGCTTACGGCGCGCGATGCCATTCAGGACAAGGTGGAGAACTTCGAGGCCGGCGCCGACGATTATCTTACGAAGCCATTTGCTTTTGCGGAATTATTGGTCCGGGTGAAAGCTTTGTTGCGGCGCGGTCCCGTCAACCGTTCAAGCGTCATCCGGCTCGACAACTTGGAACTGGATCGCCTGTCTCAGCAAGTCAAGCGCGCCGGTCGGCGCATTGAGCTCACGTCCAAGGAATACTCTCTGCTTGAGTACATGATGTCGAACGCGGGGAGAGTGCTTTCGCGGACCATGATTATTGAACACGTGTGGGACCGAAGTTTCGACGGTATCACCAACATCGTGGACGTTTACGTTCGCCATCTCCGCAACAAAGTGGATGAACTGCACGACCGCAAGCTCATCCGTACAGTTCGTGGTGTTGGCTATGTGATCAGCGACCAGGCGGAAGCATGA
- a CDS encoding MFS transporter: MVESAAIDKLEIAPSRQKLTGNQVRGFWAAWGGWALDGMDSFIYALVMVPALHELLPRSGIPDTPGNQGFYGGLLFAFFLVGWGLAMLWGPLADKFGRVRTLMLTIAWYSLFTFLGAVAHNVWQLAAFRLLAGIGIGGEWAMGGTFIAEEWPESRRAMGAGLMHTGYYFGFFLAALLNYAVGAHYGWRAMFAVGGTPALLVGLIRYGVTEPRRWTEKVQHIKRKSISHSFLILFSPVFRRRTILNCLYVLVSIIGLWAGAVYVPSSVIYLASHAGMTAAASSRLASYGTMLLSIGTIVGCIALPPMAERLGRRMALAFYFAIMLVFIPLAFGYAFYRPTHALGLFIACLPFLGIGGANFAMYTLWLPEQYPTECRASAFALAVSAGRFVGAGITFLVGAGVAHFHSIGTPVALTGAAFAVGLLLLAFGEETRGQPLPA, encoded by the coding sequence ATGGTTGAGTCAGCCGCGATAGACAAGCTCGAGATCGCACCCTCACGACAAAAGCTTACTGGGAACCAGGTCCGTGGTTTCTGGGCGGCCTGGGGCGGCTGGGCCCTGGATGGAATGGATTCCTTCATTTATGCCCTGGTTATGGTGCCGGCCCTGCACGAGTTGTTGCCGCGCTCCGGGATCCCAGATACGCCGGGTAATCAAGGTTTTTATGGAGGGCTGCTGTTCGCCTTCTTCTTGGTGGGCTGGGGCTTGGCGATGCTGTGGGGCCCATTAGCAGACAAGTTCGGCCGGGTTCGCACCCTTATGCTTACCATAGCCTGGTATTCCTTATTTACATTCCTGGGTGCAGTTGCCCATAACGTCTGGCAATTGGCCGCTTTTCGCTTATTGGCGGGCATCGGCATCGGCGGAGAGTGGGCCATGGGAGGCACTTTTATTGCCGAAGAATGGCCCGAGAGCCGCCGCGCCATGGGGGCTGGCCTGATGCATACCGGCTACTATTTCGGCTTTTTTCTAGCCGCGCTATTGAACTATGCGGTTGGAGCTCATTACGGCTGGCGGGCGATGTTCGCTGTGGGTGGAACGCCCGCGTTGCTGGTCGGCTTGATCCGCTACGGAGTAACCGAACCTCGCCGCTGGACGGAGAAGGTACAGCACATCAAGCGGAAATCGATAAGCCATTCCTTCCTGATCCTGTTTAGTCCAGTGTTTCGGCGCCGCACAATCCTGAATTGCCTCTACGTGCTGGTATCGATTATTGGACTGTGGGCGGGTGCGGTCTATGTTCCCTCCTCGGTGATTTACCTTGCGAGCCATGCGGGAATGACAGCCGCCGCAAGCTCTCGCCTGGCTTCTTATGGAACCATGCTTCTTTCCATAGGCACGATCGTAGGATGCATCGCCTTGCCGCCGATGGCGGAGCGGCTAGGCCGCCGCATGGCACTGGCGTTCTATTTTGCAATAATGTTGGTCTTTATCCCGCTCGCCTTCGGTTACGCGTTTTATCGTCCGACGCACGCGCTGGGCTTGTTCATAGCGTGCTTGCCATTCCTGGGAATCGGAGGCGCGAACTTCGCCATGTACACGCTGTGGCTACCTGAACAGTATCCAACCGAATGCCGGGCCAGCGCCTTCGCGCTCGCGGTATCTGCGGGACGGTTTGTGGGAGCGGGCATCACTTTCCTGGTGGGTGCTGGTGTTGCTCACTTTCACAGCATTGGCACCCCCGTGGCGCTCACCGGCGCCGCATTTGCCGTGGGCTTGCTGCTCCTCGCCTTCGGAGAAGAGACGAGAGGACAACCTCTGCCCGCATGA
- a CDS encoding alkaline phosphatase family protein, translated as MSRVLLISIDGLHALDLANYVQAKPDSTLAKLARHGVTYTNALTAMPSNSWPGLLAMITGGSPISTGVMFENSYDHNLSPPGSNCSTRGTRVVFDSSIDRDPNALDGGGGIDPEKLPRDPANGCTPVYPHQFLRVNTVFEIIKAAGRRTAWSDKHPAYELVNGPSGKGVDDLLVPEVRAASRARSIPRIEEFDDMRVQGVLNEIRGKDHSGAHVAEVPALFGMNFQAISVAQKIPGNGYLDAQGTPSAGLAEALDHTDRSLGQMVAALQSQRLLASTLIIVTAKHGDAPIDPRALQYADLELIPKLVNGIHPGLLAQANQDGSCALIWLSDHSRTQEVVRTLELRRSEAKIQTIYAGNSLRLRFNDPLADSRMPDIIVQPQPGVLYTDANFIAEHGGFTEDDTHVALLVSFPSYEATTIKSPVRTAQIAPTILKALGLSPDALEAVRMEMTSQLPGLIFQADK; from the coding sequence GTGTCCCGAGTTCTCCTGATCAGCATTGACGGTCTCCACGCCTTGGATCTTGCCAACTATGTACAAGCCAAACCGGATTCGACGCTCGCAAAGTTAGCCAGACATGGCGTGACCTACACCAACGCACTGACCGCGATGCCCTCAAATTCCTGGCCGGGCCTGCTCGCGATGATCACGGGCGGTTCGCCCATCTCAACTGGAGTAATGTTCGAAAACAGCTACGATCATAATCTGTCTCCGCCAGGATCGAATTGCAGTACGCGAGGGACCAGAGTTGTGTTCGACAGCTCGATTGACCGCGATCCCAATGCCCTCGATGGGGGCGGAGGTATTGATCCCGAGAAGCTGCCCCGCGATCCTGCTAACGGATGCACGCCCGTATATCCTCACCAATTTCTGCGCGTAAATACCGTCTTCGAGATCATCAAAGCTGCAGGACGACGTACCGCCTGGTCGGACAAGCACCCCGCTTACGAGTTGGTGAACGGGCCTTCGGGAAAGGGCGTGGACGATCTTTTGGTCCCGGAAGTCCGTGCCGCGAGCAGGGCGAGGAGTATTCCCCGAATCGAAGAATTCGACGATATGAGAGTGCAAGGTGTGCTCAATGAGATCAGGGGAAAAGATCACAGTGGCGCTCACGTAGCCGAAGTCCCGGCATTATTCGGCATGAATTTCCAAGCCATTAGTGTTGCGCAGAAGATTCCCGGTAATGGATATCTGGACGCGCAAGGTACTCCCAGCGCCGGATTGGCAGAAGCGCTGGATCATACCGACCGCTCGCTTGGCCAGATGGTTGCCGCATTGCAATCGCAGCGGCTACTCGCTTCCACTCTAATCATTGTGACGGCCAAGCACGGCGATGCTCCTATTGACCCGCGCGCCTTGCAGTACGCGGACCTCGAGCTTATTCCCAAGCTTGTGAACGGGATTCATCCGGGGCTGCTAGCTCAGGCAAACCAGGATGGCAGTTGTGCGCTAATCTGGCTCAGCGATCACAGTCGCACGCAAGAGGTGGTACGCACTCTCGAACTGAGACGCAGCGAGGCCAAGATTCAGACCATTTATGCAGGGAACTCTCTCCGGCTCAGGTTTAATGATCCGCTGGCTGACAGTCGAATGCCAGATATCATCGTCCAACCACAGCCTGGTGTGCTCTACACTGATGCCAACTTTATCGCCGAGCACGGTGGGTTCACGGAGGACGACACTCACGTGGCGCTGCTAGTCTCGTTTCCATCTTACGAGGCTACGACCATTAAGTCTCCGGTTCGAACCGCGCAGATCGCACCGACCATTTTGAAAGCGCTGGGTTTGAGCCCCGACGCTCTTGAGGCGGTGCGAATGGAGATGACATCTCAGCTGCCCGGCTTAATTTTCCAGGCGGACAAATGA
- a CDS encoding aminotransferase class V-fold PLP-dependent enzyme, which yields MTGKRRPGRHFLQVPGPTNVPDRVLRAIDRPTIDHRSPDFAALATNVLEGCRSIFQTSGPVLIFPSSGTGAWEAAIVNTLSPNDQVLMFETGQFAVLWQALAKKLGLKVDFVPGDWRHGVAPEEVHARLSADRKREIKAVMVVHSETATGTASRIPDIRRAIDDIAHPALFMVDAVSSLGAMEYQHDAWGVDVTISGSQKGLMLPPGLGFNAVSAKGLEASKRNGFSRSYWDWRDMMEFNATGYFPYTPATNMLYGLQEAIAMLHEEGLQNVFARHRRHGAATRAAVQGWGLEVLALDPREYSNSVTAVLLQPGQDADAFRRVTFEKYNLSLGMGLGKLKGKVFRIGHLGDFNDLMLMGTLAGVELGLRAAGVPYRPNGVRAAMECLGGDTFDETARDKCAASAAQPPRPLDHTDRG from the coding sequence ATGACAGGCAAGCGTCGTCCCGGTAGGCATTTTCTTCAGGTTCCGGGACCAACCAATGTCCCCGACCGTGTTCTTCGTGCCATAGATCGCCCCACTATCGATCATCGCAGTCCAGATTTCGCGGCGCTTGCCACGAATGTGCTGGAGGGGTGCCGCTCGATTTTCCAGACCTCCGGCCCGGTTTTGATCTTCCCCTCATCGGGAACCGGAGCTTGGGAAGCCGCGATCGTCAACACCCTCTCGCCCAACGACCAGGTACTGATGTTCGAAACGGGTCAGTTTGCCGTCCTTTGGCAAGCCCTGGCAAAGAAACTGGGGCTGAAGGTTGACTTCGTACCCGGCGACTGGCGGCATGGAGTAGCCCCCGAGGAAGTGCACGCTCGCCTTTCTGCCGACCGGAAACGCGAAATTAAAGCGGTCATGGTTGTGCACAGCGAGACCGCCACTGGAACTGCCAGCAGGATTCCGGACATACGCCGGGCCATTGATGACATAGCCCATCCCGCGCTGTTTATGGTGGATGCCGTTTCCTCGTTGGGCGCAATGGAGTATCAGCACGACGCCTGGGGTGTTGATGTCACCATTTCAGGCTCGCAAAAAGGTCTAATGCTGCCGCCCGGCTTGGGCTTCAATGCTGTATCCGCCAAGGGATTGGAGGCGTCAAAGAGAAACGGCTTCTCGCGTTCGTATTGGGATTGGCGCGACATGATGGAGTTCAATGCCACCGGTTATTTTCCCTATACCCCTGCCACCAATATGCTTTATGGCCTGCAGGAAGCGATCGCCATGCTGCATGAGGAAGGATTACAAAATGTTTTTGCGCGGCACCGACGTCACGGTGCAGCTACACGAGCCGCTGTCCAAGGCTGGGGACTCGAAGTCCTTGCTCTTGATCCCCGCGAATACTCGAATTCAGTGACAGCGGTTCTTTTGCAACCGGGGCAGGACGCCGACGCGTTCCGGAGAGTCACATTCGAAAAGTACAATCTCTCACTCGGCATGGGATTGGGAAAACTGAAAGGCAAAGTCTTCCGCATCGGACATCTTGGTGACTTTAACGATCTCATGCTGATGGGCACTCTTGCGGGGGTAGAGCTAGGTCTGCGTGCCGCCGGCGTTCCCTATCGTCCCAATGGAGTCCGGGCTGCAATGGAGTGTCTCGGCGGAGACACTTTCGACGAAACTGCTCGAGACAAGTGCGCTGCATCCGCTGCGCAACCACCAAGACCGCTTGACCATACTGATCGAGGATGA